The following are encoded together in the Streptomyces sp. NBC_00341 genome:
- a CDS encoding DUF3097 domain-containing protein: MRSYQPDLTPPWKKSAPAPEVPAEPDLVVEEAVTGFCGAVIRCEKTAEGPTVTLEDRFGKHRVFPMAPSGFLLEGRVVTLARPSAGGPVRPARTASGSVAVPGARARVARAGRIYVEGRHDAELVERVWGDDLRIEGVVVEYLEGIDDLPAIVREFSPGPDARLGVLVDHLVPGSKESRIAAQVTDGNVLVVGHPYIDVWEAVKPSSVGIGGWPVVPRGQDWKTGVCRSLGWPENTGAAWQRILSSIRSYRDLEPELLGRVEELIDFVTLPD, translated from the coding sequence ATGCGCAGCTATCAGCCGGACCTGACCCCGCCGTGGAAGAAGTCCGCCCCCGCCCCCGAGGTGCCCGCAGAGCCGGATCTGGTCGTGGAGGAGGCCGTCACCGGATTCTGCGGTGCGGTGATCCGTTGCGAGAAGACGGCAGAGGGGCCGACGGTGACCCTGGAGGACCGGTTCGGCAAGCACCGGGTCTTCCCGATGGCGCCGAGCGGCTTCCTGCTGGAGGGCCGGGTGGTGACGCTGGCGCGCCCGTCGGCCGGCGGGCCCGTCCGCCCCGCCCGGACGGCTTCCGGCTCGGTGGCGGTCCCCGGGGCGCGGGCACGGGTGGCGCGGGCCGGGCGGATCTACGTGGAGGGGCGGCACGACGCGGAGCTGGTCGAACGGGTCTGGGGCGACGACCTCCGGATCGAGGGCGTGGTCGTCGAGTACCTGGAGGGCATCGACGACCTCCCGGCGATCGTGCGCGAGTTCTCCCCGGGACCGGACGCACGCCTCGGTGTACTGGTCGACCATCTGGTGCCGGGTTCCAAGGAGTCCCGCATCGCGGCGCAGGTGACGGACGGGAACGTCCTGGTGGTCGGCCATCCGTACATCGACGTGTGGGAGGCGGTGAAGCCGTCGTCCGTGGGGATCGGCGGCTGGCCGGTGGTGCCGCGCGGCCAGGACTGGAAGACCGGCGTGTGCCGTTCGCTGGGGTGGCCGGAAAACACCGGTGCGGCCTGGCAGCGGATTCTGTCCTCGATCCGCTCCTACCGCGACCTGGAGCCCGAACTCCTGGGCCGGGTCGAGGAATTGATTGATTTCGTCACGCTTCCCGACTGA
- the hemW gene encoding radical SAM family heme chaperone HemW — protein sequence MDGMPSVLPDGEPVPDDGALPRHALEGAAGRPLGFYLHVPYCATRCGYCDFNTYTATELRGSGGALASRDNYASHLIGEVRQARKILGDDPRPVRTVFVGGGTPTLLAAADLVSMLGAIREEFGLADDAEITTEANPESVGPAYLAELREGGFNRISFGMQSARQHVLKILDRTHTPGRPEACVAEARSAGFEHVNLDLIYGTPGESDDDWRASLDAAIGAGPDHVSAYALIVEEGTQLARRIKRGEIPMTDDDAHADRYLIADEAMAAAGFSWYEVSNWSRTPEGRCLHNELYWRGADWWGAGPGAHSHVGGVRWWNVKHPGAYAQALAEGRSPGAGREILSAEDRRVERILLELRLSDGCPLSLLAPAGLAAARRAVDDGLLQPGPFADGLAVLTLRGRLLADAVVRDLVD from the coding sequence ATGGACGGTATGCCTTCCGTACTGCCCGATGGTGAGCCCGTGCCCGACGACGGGGCGCTGCCCCGCCATGCCCTGGAAGGCGCCGCCGGCCGGCCGCTCGGCTTCTACCTGCATGTGCCGTACTGCGCGACCCGCTGCGGCTACTGCGACTTCAACACCTACACCGCCACCGAGCTGCGCGGTTCCGGCGGCGCCCTGGCCTCCCGGGACAACTACGCCTCCCACCTGATCGGTGAGGTCCGCCAGGCCCGCAAGATCCTCGGCGACGACCCCCGGCCGGTCCGTACGGTCTTCGTCGGCGGCGGTACGCCGACCCTGCTCGCCGCCGCCGACCTCGTCTCCATGCTGGGGGCGATCCGCGAGGAGTTCGGTCTCGCGGACGACGCCGAGATCACCACGGAGGCCAACCCGGAGTCGGTCGGCCCGGCCTACCTGGCCGAGCTGCGCGAGGGCGGCTTCAACCGGATTTCCTTCGGGATGCAGAGCGCCCGGCAGCACGTACTGAAGATCCTCGACCGCACGCACACCCCGGGCCGCCCGGAGGCCTGTGTCGCGGAGGCGCGGTCGGCCGGCTTCGAGCACGTCAACCTCGACCTGATCTACGGCACCCCCGGCGAGTCCGACGACGACTGGCGGGCCTCGCTGGACGCGGCGATCGGCGCCGGGCCCGACCACGTCTCCGCGTACGCACTGATCGTCGAGGAGGGCACCCAGCTGGCCCGCCGGATCAAGCGGGGCGAGATCCCGATGACGGACGACGACGCGCACGCCGACCGCTATCTCATCGCGGACGAGGCGATGGCCGCGGCCGGCTTCTCCTGGTACGAGGTGTCGAACTGGTCCCGGACGCCCGAGGGCCGCTGCCTGCACAACGAGCTGTACTGGCGCGGCGCCGACTGGTGGGGCGCCGGACCCGGGGCGCACAGCCACGTCGGCGGCGTGCGCTGGTGGAACGTGAAGCACCCGGGGGCGTACGCGCAGGCGCTGGCCGAGGGCCGCTCGCCCGGGGCGGGACGCGAGATCCTCTCCGCGGAGGACCGCCGCGTCGAGCGCATCCTGCTGGAACTGCGGCTCTCCGACGGCTGCCCGCTGTCCCTGCTCGCCCCGGCCGGGCTCGCGGCGGCCCGGCGGGCCGTGGACGACGGTCTGCTGCAGCCCGGCCCCTTCGCGGACGGCCTGGCCGTGCTGACCCTGCGCGGGCGGCTGCTGGCCGACGCGGTGGTGCGGGACCTGGTGGACTGA
- a CDS encoding 16S rRNA (uracil(1498)-N(3))-methyltransferase has translation MTAPVFVVEEMPTGPGFVLDGPEGRHAVSVRRLHAGEEVVLTDGRGRWTQGVVSAAEGKDRLVLGGLEPVHEEPRPGPRITVVQALPKGDRGELAVETMTETGVDAIVPWQAGRCITQWKGDRGLKALAKWRGTAREAGKQSRRVRFPEVADAMTTKQVAAFLATADFAAVLHEDRGYPGEPLATVELPEAGEIVLVVGPEGGVSPEELAAFAAAGARTCRLGPTVLRTSTAGTAATALLLGRTGRWS, from the coding sequence GTGACGGCACCCGTCTTCGTCGTCGAGGAGATGCCCACGGGGCCCGGGTTCGTCCTGGACGGCCCGGAGGGACGGCACGCCGTCTCGGTCCGGCGCCTGCACGCCGGGGAGGAGGTCGTCCTGACGGACGGCCGGGGCCGCTGGACACAGGGCGTGGTGTCCGCCGCGGAGGGCAAGGACCGGCTGGTGCTCGGCGGCCTGGAGCCGGTCCACGAGGAACCCCGGCCAGGGCCGCGCATCACCGTCGTGCAGGCCCTGCCCAAGGGTGACCGGGGCGAGCTCGCCGTCGAGACGATGACGGAGACCGGCGTCGACGCGATCGTGCCGTGGCAGGCCGGGCGCTGCATCACCCAGTGGAAGGGCGACCGGGGCCTCAAGGCGCTGGCGAAGTGGCGCGGCACCGCCCGCGAGGCCGGCAAGCAGTCGCGCCGGGTGCGGTTCCCCGAGGTGGCGGACGCGATGACGACCAAGCAGGTCGCCGCGTTTCTGGCCACCGCCGACTTCGCGGCCGTACTGCACGAGGACCGCGGGTACCCCGGCGAACCGCTGGCCACCGTCGAGCTGCCGGAAGCGGGCGAGATCGTGCTGGTCGTCGGCCCGGAGGGCGGTGTCTCGCCCGAGGAACTGGCCGCGTTCGCCGCCGCCGGGGCCCGGACCTGCCGGCTCGGGCCGACCGTGCTGCGTACGTCCACGGCGGGCACGGCGGCGACGGCCCTGCTGCTCGGCCGCACCGGCCGCTGGTCATGA
- a CDS encoding MBL fold metallo-hydrolase, which yields MDVAWEEFGWERLGDGVGRRRLPGWDATAALVAGADGMLLCDTGSTLREGAGLRDQIDRLTGRRVTHVALSHPHFDHVLGTAAFAGARVYGAAGLPELLRAEAEDLRRSAVAHGVPEQEAAQAVEALVVPHHQVRGEQALDLGGGRRVLLAEVGPAHSGHDLAVLVPGSPPVVLCGDLVEESGEPQAGPDAVVSRWPAALDRLLALGGEDALYVPGHGAVVDAAFVRAQRDALAHRFGVS from the coding sequence ATGGACGTCGCTTGGGAAGAGTTCGGCTGGGAGCGGTTGGGTGACGGAGTGGGCCGGCGGCGGCTGCCGGGCTGGGACGCGACGGCCGCACTGGTGGCCGGAGCGGACGGGATGCTGCTCTGCGACACGGGCTCGACGCTCCGGGAGGGCGCCGGACTGCGTGACCAGATCGACCGGCTGACCGGCCGGAGGGTGACACATGTCGCACTGAGCCATCCGCATTTCGACCACGTACTGGGCACGGCCGCCTTTGCCGGGGCGCGGGTGTACGGGGCGGCCGGCCTGCCGGAGCTGCTGCGGGCCGAGGCGGAAGACCTGCGCCGCTCGGCCGTCGCGCACGGGGTGCCGGAGCAGGAGGCGGCACAGGCGGTGGAGGCGCTGGTGGTCCCGCACCACCAGGTGCGCGGGGAGCAGGCGCTCGACCTCGGCGGCGGCCGCCGGGTGCTGCTGGCCGAGGTGGGCCCTGCGCACAGCGGGCACGATCTGGCGGTGCTGGTGCCCGGCTCGCCCCCGGTCGTCCTCTGCGGCGACCTGGTCGAGGAGTCCGGCGAGCCGCAGGCCGGTCCGGACGCGGTGGTCTCGCGCTGGCCGGCCGCGCTGGACCGGCTGCTGGCGCTGGGCGGTGAGGACGCGCTGTACGTGCCGGGTCACGGAGCGGTGGTGGACGCGGCGTTCGTCCGGGCACAGCGCGACGCGTTGGCGCACCGCTTCGGCGTGTCGTGA
- a CDS encoding nitronate monooxygenase has translation MPSALTDLCRYPIVQAPMAGGVSCPQLVGAVAEAGGLGFLAAGYKTADGMYNDVKLVRGLTGQPFGVNLFMPQPNLADPSAVEVYRHQLAGESTWYETPLGETESDGDDGYEAKLAILLEDPVPVVSFTFGCPTRDTLDAFAAVGTYTVVTVTTPEEAQAAQWAGADAVCAQGVEAGGHQSTHRDDPQADGIGTGLLSLVAQVRETVQIPVIAAGGLMRGSQIAAVLAAGADAAQLGTAFLICPESGAHLLHKQALTNPLFVRTTLTRAFSGRPARGLVNRFVREHGPYAPAAYPQIHQLTAPLRKAAAKAGDAQGMALWAGQGHRMARELTAGRLVALLVEELDAARAAVSTRSTQ, from the coding sequence ATGCCATCCGCGTTGACCGATCTCTGCCGGTATCCGATCGTGCAGGCCCCGATGGCGGGCGGAGTCTCCTGCCCGCAGCTCGTCGGAGCCGTGGCCGAGGCCGGCGGGCTCGGCTTCCTGGCCGCCGGGTACAAGACGGCGGACGGCATGTACAACGACGTGAAGCTGGTCCGCGGACTGACCGGCCAGCCCTTCGGCGTCAACCTGTTCATGCCGCAGCCCAACCTCGCCGACCCGAGCGCCGTCGAGGTCTACCGGCACCAGCTCGCGGGCGAATCCACCTGGTACGAAACCCCGCTCGGCGAGACCGAGTCCGACGGTGACGACGGCTACGAGGCCAAGCTCGCCATCCTGCTGGAGGACCCGGTCCCGGTCGTCTCCTTCACCTTCGGCTGCCCGACCCGCGACACCCTCGACGCGTTCGCCGCCGTGGGCACGTACACCGTCGTGACGGTCACCACGCCCGAGGAGGCCCAGGCCGCGCAGTGGGCCGGCGCCGACGCCGTGTGTGCCCAGGGCGTCGAGGCGGGCGGCCACCAGTCCACCCACCGCGACGACCCGCAGGCCGACGGGATCGGCACCGGGCTGCTCAGCCTGGTGGCCCAGGTCCGCGAGACCGTGCAGATCCCGGTCATCGCCGCCGGCGGGCTGATGCGCGGCTCCCAGATCGCGGCGGTGCTCGCGGCCGGGGCCGATGCCGCGCAGCTCGGCACCGCCTTCCTGATCTGCCCGGAGTCCGGCGCCCACCTGCTGCACAAGCAGGCCCTGACCAACCCGCTGTTCGTCCGCACCACCCTGACCCGGGCCTTCTCCGGGCGCCCGGCCCGCGGCCTGGTCAACCGCTTCGTCCGCGAGCACGGACCGTACGCCCCCGCCGCCTACCCGCAGATCCACCAGCTGACCGCGCCGCTGCGCAAGGCGGCGGCCAAGGCCGGGGACGCGCAGGGCATGGCGCTGTGGGCCGGCCAGGGGCACCGGATGGCACGCGAGCTGACGGCCGGCCGGCTCGTCGCCCTGCTCGTGGAGGAACTGGACGCCGCACGGGCGGCAGTGAGCACAAGGAGCACGCAGTGA
- the hrcA gene encoding heat-inducible transcriptional repressor HrcA has translation MLSERRLEVLRAIVQDYVGTEEPVGSKALTERHKLGVSPATVRNDMAVLEDEGFIAQPHTSAGRIPTDKGYRLFVDRLAGVKPLSSPERRAIQNFLDGAVDLDDVVGRTVRLLAQLTRQVAVVQYPSLTRSTVRHVELLLLAPARLMLVLITDTGRVEQRLVDCQTPFGETSLADLRARLNSRVVGRRFADVPQLVQDLPESFESEDRATVSTVLSILLETLVEETEERLMIGGTSNLTRFGHDFPVMIRPVLEALEEQVVLLKLLGEAKDSGMTVRIGHENAHEGLNSTSVVAVGYGSGDEAVAKLGVVGPTRMDYPGTMGAVRAVARYVGQILAES, from the coding sequence ATGCTCAGCGAACGCAGACTCGAAGTGCTGCGCGCCATCGTCCAGGACTATGTCGGCACCGAGGAGCCCGTCGGCTCCAAGGCGCTCACGGAACGGCACAAGCTGGGAGTCTCCCCGGCCACCGTCCGCAACGACATGGCGGTGCTGGAGGACGAGGGCTTCATCGCCCAGCCCCACACCAGCGCGGGACGCATCCCTACGGACAAGGGCTACCGGCTCTTCGTCGACCGGCTCGCGGGCGTCAAGCCCCTGTCGTCGCCGGAGCGCCGGGCCATTCAGAATTTCCTCGACGGCGCGGTCGACCTCGACGATGTCGTGGGACGGACCGTACGGCTGCTCGCGCAGCTGACCCGGCAGGTCGCCGTCGTGCAGTACCCCTCGCTGACCCGCTCGACGGTGCGGCACGTGGAACTGCTGCTCCTGGCCCCCGCCCGGCTGATGCTCGTGCTGATCACGGACACCGGCCGGGTCGAACAGCGGCTGGTCGACTGCCAGACGCCGTTCGGTGAGACCTCTCTCGCCGATCTGCGCGCCCGGCTCAACAGCCGGGTGGTGGGACGCCGCTTCGCGGACGTCCCGCAGCTGGTGCAGGACCTGCCGGAATCCTTCGAGAGCGAGGACCGGGCGACCGTGTCCACCGTGCTCTCGATCCTGCTCGAAACCCTCGTCGAGGAGACGGAGGAGCGGCTGATGATCGGCGGCACCTCCAACCTCACCCGATTCGGGCACGACTTCCCCGTGATGATCCGGCCGGTGCTGGAGGCATTGGAGGAGCAGGTCGTGCTGCTGAAGCTGCTCGGCGAGGCCAAGGACTCGGGCATGACCGTACGAATCGGGCACGAGAACGCCCACGAGGGACTCAACTCCACGTCCGTCGTCGCGGTCGGCTACGGTTCGGGCGACGAGGCAGTCGCCAAACTCGGCGTGGTCGGACCGACCCGCATGGACTACCCCGGAACGATGGGAGCGGTACGCGCAGTGGCACGTTACGTCGGACAGATCCTGGCGGAGTCGTAA
- a CDS encoding long-chain fatty acid--CoA ligase produces MSDAQTMIENRPPSVATLFIDRVAATPDAEAYRYPVPAADGRGADEWKSLSWAQAAERVYAIGAGLVALGVLPEERVALAASTRVEWILVDLGVMCAGAATTTIYPSTNAEESAFILSDSQSRVLIAEDAVQLAKARERRAELPDLAHVVVIDAEGAGPAEGDPEGWVLTLADLEALGTEHLAKNPAAITERVDAITPEQLATLIYTSGTTGRPKGVRLPHDNWSYMAKATVSTGLITKDDVQYLWLPLAHVFGKVLTSGQIEVGHVTAVDGRVDKIIENLPIVQPTYMAAVPRIFEKVYNGVAAKARAGGAAKYKIFQWAAGVAREYAKVSQDNFRRTGTASVPFALGAKHKAADALVFAKIREAFGGRLRACVSGSAALAPDIGFFFAGAGIHILEGYGLTETSAASFVNPGEAYRTGTVGKPLPGTEVRIADDGEIMLRGPGLMQGYQGLPDKTAEVLEADGWFHTGDIGELSVDGYLKITDRKKDLIKTSGGKYIAPAEVEGQFKAVCPFVSNILVHGADRNFCTALIALDEPTILGWAAENGLEGKSYADVVAAPQTVEMIDGYVRRLNEGLQRWQTIKKFRLLPRDLDIEHGEVTPSLKLKRPVVERAYKNLIEDMYAGSREA; encoded by the coding sequence GTGAGCGACGCACAGACCATGATCGAGAACCGTCCGCCGTCCGTGGCGACCCTCTTCATCGACCGGGTGGCCGCCACCCCGGACGCCGAGGCGTACCGCTACCCCGTCCCCGCGGCCGACGGCCGGGGCGCCGACGAGTGGAAGTCACTCAGCTGGGCGCAGGCCGCCGAGCGGGTGTACGCCATCGGGGCCGGGCTGGTCGCGCTGGGGGTGCTGCCCGAGGAGCGGGTCGCGCTCGCCGCGTCCACCCGGGTCGAGTGGATCCTCGTCGACCTCGGCGTCATGTGCGCGGGCGCCGCCACCACCACGATCTACCCCTCCACCAACGCCGAGGAGTCGGCGTTCATCCTCTCCGACTCCCAGAGCCGGGTACTGATCGCAGAGGACGCCGTACAGCTCGCCAAGGCCCGGGAGCGCCGTGCCGAGCTGCCGGACCTCGCCCATGTCGTCGTCATCGACGCCGAGGGCGCCGGACCGGCCGAGGGCGACCCCGAGGGCTGGGTACTCACGCTGGCCGATCTGGAGGCGCTGGGCACCGAGCACCTGGCGAAGAACCCCGCAGCGATCACCGAGCGGGTCGACGCGATCACCCCCGAGCAGCTCGCGACCCTCATCTACACCTCCGGCACCACCGGCCGCCCCAAGGGCGTGCGGCTGCCGCACGACAACTGGTCGTACATGGCCAAGGCCACCGTCTCCACCGGCCTGATCACCAAGGACGACGTCCAGTACCTCTGGCTGCCGCTCGCGCACGTCTTCGGCAAGGTCCTCACCTCCGGCCAGATCGAGGTGGGCCACGTCACCGCCGTCGACGGCCGGGTCGACAAGATCATCGAGAACCTGCCGATCGTCCAGCCGACGTACATGGCCGCCGTCCCCCGCATCTTCGAGAAGGTCTACAACGGCGTCGCGGCCAAGGCCCGTGCCGGTGGCGCGGCCAAGTACAAGATCTTCCAGTGGGCGGCCGGGGTCGCCCGTGAGTACGCGAAGGTCTCGCAGGACAACTTCCGGCGCACCGGCACCGCCTCCGTGCCCTTCGCGCTCGGCGCCAAGCACAAGGCCGCGGACGCCCTGGTCTTCGCGAAGATCCGCGAGGCCTTCGGCGGCCGACTCCGCGCCTGCGTCTCCGGTTCCGCGGCCCTCGCACCCGACATCGGCTTCTTCTTCGCGGGCGCCGGGATCCACATCCTGGAGGGCTACGGCCTCACCGAGACCAGCGCCGCCTCCTTCGTCAACCCGGGCGAGGCCTACCGCACCGGCACGGTCGGCAAGCCGCTCCCCGGCACCGAGGTGCGGATCGCGGACGACGGCGAGATCATGCTGCGCGGCCCCGGTCTGATGCAGGGCTACCAGGGGCTGCCGGACAAGACCGCAGAGGTGCTGGAGGCCGACGGCTGGTTCCACACCGGGGACATCGGCGAGCTGTCCGTGGACGGCTACCTCAAGATCACCGACCGCAAGAAGGACCTGATCAAGACGTCGGGCGGCAAGTACATCGCCCCGGCCGAGGTCGAGGGTCAGTTCAAGGCGGTGTGCCCGTTCGTCTCCAACATCCTGGTGCACGGCGCGGACCGTAACTTCTGCACCGCGCTGATCGCCCTCGACGAGCCGACCATCCTCGGCTGGGCCGCCGAGAACGGCCTGGAGGGCAAGTCGTACGCGGACGTCGTGGCGGCCCCGCAGACCGTCGAGATGATCGACGGCTATGTGAGGCGCCTCAACGAGGGGCTCCAGCGCTGGCAGACCATCAAGAAGTTCCGGCTGCTCCCGCGTGACCTGGACATCGAGCACGGTGAGGTGACGCCCAGCCTCAAGCTGAAGCGGCCCGTCGTCGAGCGCGCCTACAAGAACCTGATCGAGGACATGTACGCGGGCTCCCGCGAGGCGTGA
- the dnaJ gene encoding molecular chaperone DnaJ, which translates to MATDYYAVLGVRRDASQDEIKKAFRRLARELHPDVNPDPKTQERFKEINAAYEVLSDAQKKQVYDLGGDPLSASGGGGAGGFGQGGFGNFSDIMDAFFGTASQRGPRSRTRRGQDAMIRLEIDLSESAFGTTKDIQVDTAVVCTTCSGEGAAPGTSAQTCDMCRGRGEVSQVTRSFLGQVMTSRPCPQCQGFGTVVPTPCPECAGDGRIRSRRTLTVKIPAGVDNGTRIQLAGEGEVGPGGGPAGDLYVEIHELPHAVFQRRGDDLHCTVTIPMTAAAIGTKVPLETLDGLEEVDIRPGTQSGQSVPLHGRGITHLRGGGRGDLIVHVEVMTPTKMDPEQERLLRELAKLRGEERPTGQFQPGQQGLFSRLKDAFNGR; encoded by the coding sequence GTGGCCACGGACTACTACGCCGTACTCGGCGTGCGCCGCGACGCTTCGCAGGACGAGATCAAGAAGGCCTTCCGGCGGCTCGCACGCGAGCTGCACCCGGATGTGAACCCCGATCCGAAGACCCAGGAGCGGTTCAAGGAGATCAACGCCGCTTACGAGGTCCTGTCGGACGCGCAGAAGAAGCAGGTATACGACCTCGGCGGCGACCCGCTGTCCGCCTCGGGCGGAGGTGGCGCGGGCGGATTCGGACAGGGCGGCTTCGGCAACTTCTCCGACATCATGGACGCGTTCTTCGGCACGGCGTCGCAGCGCGGACCCCGTTCGCGGACCCGGCGCGGCCAGGACGCCATGATCCGGCTGGAGATCGACCTCTCGGAGTCGGCCTTCGGTACGACCAAGGACATCCAGGTCGACACGGCCGTCGTCTGTACGACGTGCAGCGGAGAGGGTGCCGCACCCGGCACCTCGGCCCAGACCTGTGACATGTGCCGCGGCCGCGGCGAGGTCTCCCAGGTCACCCGGTCGTTCCTCGGCCAGGTCATGACCTCGCGGCCCTGCCCGCAGTGCCAGGGCTTCGGCACGGTCGTGCCGACCCCCTGCCCGGAGTGCGCAGGCGACGGCCGCATCCGCTCGCGGCGCACCCTCACCGTGAAGATCCCCGCAGGCGTCGACAACGGCACCCGCATCCAGCTCGCGGGCGAGGGCGAGGTCGGCCCCGGCGGCGGCCCGGCCGGTGATCTCTACGTCGAGATCCACGAGCTGCCGCACGCGGTCTTCCAGCGGCGCGGCGACGATCTGCACTGCACGGTCACCATCCCCATGACGGCGGCGGCCATCGGCACCAAGGTGCCGCTGGAGACGCTCGACGGACTGGAGGAGGTCGACATCAGGCCGGGCACCCAGTCCGGCCAGTCCGTCCCGCTGCACGGGCGCGGCATCACGCACCTGCGGGGCGGCGGGCGCGGCGACCTGATCGTGCACGTCGAGGTGATGACCCCGACGAAGATGGACCCCGAGCAGGAACGCCTCCTGCGGGAGCTGGCGAAACTGCGCGGTGAGGAACGGCCCACCGGCCAGTTCCAGCCCGGCCAGCAGGGCCTGTTCTCCCGGCTGAAGGACGCGTTCAACGGGCGCTGA
- a CDS encoding ATP-binding SpoIIE family protein phosphatase, which yields MQRDIVQRPGTSAESTGSQPVARTSLPGNLLAPAAARRFVAAALAEWSGLGLPAAVGFSDRLSDDAAVIVSELVTNAVVHAGTNVELLFRLEEATEEEASALVLEVSDHHPARAVRSDGSENGAGSDGAAGPGEPAEYGRGLELVATLSERWGITYRTGLKTVWARLPVDDWNPFADARTEPGFQQGLRAAELLAPTARRALRDDADWAGRGALSFLAEASDLLAGQLDEDIVAALAGQLLVPRLADWCAIWLEPESGGRAAVPRLAKVWHIDETRIDPLREVLEGDPLRLPERVGTGPVSIPWPGSAEDAEPADGSDGVALAYRITSGGRTLGAVLVGREGIARVPDEVTALIEDFVRRVGLAVGAARAYTRQATISRILQRGLLPSKVADIPGVASSLVYEPSDDGVVGGDFYDIFPCPGDRWCFVLGDVQGSGPEAAVVTGLARPWLRLLAREGFQVGEVLVRLNRLLLDDAMEAAEAAALMVAAAGGQQSAESGPRFLSLLYGELVPLPDGGARCTLASAGHPLPLLLRPDGTVRIAAEPQLLLGVVDDATYESQSFDLAPGDSLLCVTDGVTERRSGPVMFDDGDGLAQALADCTGLSAEGIADRINQAVHSFAERPPDDDLALLVLQAL from the coding sequence TTGCAGCGGGACATCGTGCAACGTCCCGGAACCAGCGCCGAGTCCACGGGCAGCCAGCCGGTCGCCCGTACGAGTCTGCCCGGGAACCTGCTCGCGCCCGCCGCGGCCCGGCGGTTCGTCGCGGCGGCGCTCGCCGAGTGGAGCGGGCTCGGCCTGCCGGCAGCGGTGGGGTTCAGCGACCGGCTGTCCGACGACGCGGCGGTGATCGTCAGCGAACTGGTCACCAACGCCGTCGTGCACGCCGGGACCAACGTCGAACTGCTCTTCCGGCTGGAGGAGGCGACCGAGGAAGAGGCGTCCGCACTGGTGCTGGAGGTCTCCGACCACCACCCGGCCCGTGCCGTGCGCAGCGACGGCAGCGAGAACGGCGCCGGATCCGACGGTGCGGCCGGCCCCGGGGAGCCCGCCGAGTACGGGCGCGGGCTGGAACTCGTCGCCACCCTCTCGGAGCGCTGGGGCATCACCTACCGCACCGGCCTCAAGACCGTCTGGGCCCGGCTCCCCGTCGACGACTGGAACCCCTTCGCGGACGCCCGCACGGAACCCGGCTTCCAGCAGGGCCTGCGCGCCGCCGAACTCCTCGCCCCCACCGCCCGGCGCGCCCTGCGGGACGACGCGGACTGGGCCGGACGCGGCGCGCTCTCGTTCCTCGCGGAGGCCTCCGACCTGCTGGCCGGGCAGCTCGACGAGGACATCGTGGCCGCGCTCGCCGGACAGTTACTGGTCCCCAGGCTCGCCGACTGGTGCGCGATCTGGCTGGAGCCGGAGAGCGGCGGCCGGGCGGCCGTCCCCCGGCTCGCCAAGGTCTGGCACATCGACGAGACCCGCATAGACCCGTTGCGCGAGGTACTGGAGGGCGATCCGCTCCGGCTCCCCGAGCGGGTCGGCACCGGACCTGTCTCGATCCCCTGGCCCGGCAGCGCGGAGGACGCCGAACCGGCGGACGGGAGCGACGGCGTCGCCCTCGCGTACCGGATCACCTCGGGCGGCCGCACCCTGGGCGCCGTGCTCGTCGGCCGCGAGGGCATCGCCCGCGTCCCCGACGAGGTGACCGCCCTGATAGAGGACTTCGTGCGCCGGGTCGGCCTCGCCGTGGGCGCGGCCCGCGCCTACACCCGGCAGGCCACCATCAGCCGCATCCTGCAGCGCGGGCTGCTGCCCAGCAAGGTCGCCGACATACCGGGCGTGGCCAGTTCGCTGGTGTACGAACCCAGCGACGACGGGGTGGTCGGCGGTGACTTCTACGACATCTTCCCGTGCCCCGGCGACCGCTGGTGCTTCGTCCTGGGCGACGTCCAGGGCAGCGGTCCGGAGGCCGCCGTCGTCACCGGCCTCGCCCGCCCCTGGCTGCGGCTGCTGGCCCGCGAGGGCTTCCAGGTCGGTGAGGTGCTGGTCCGGCTCAACCGGCTCCTCCTCGACGACGCCATGGAGGCCGCGGAGGCGGCCGCGCTGATGGTCGCCGCCGCGGGCGGCCAGCAGTCGGCGGAGAGCGGGCCCCGGTTCCTCTCCCTGCTGTACGGGGAGCTCGTGCCGCTGCCGGACGGGGGCGCGCGCTGCACCCTGGCGAGCGCCGGCCACCCGCTGCCGCTGCTGCTGCGCCCCGACGGCACGGTGCGGATCGCCGCGGAGCCGCAGCTGCTGCTCGGTGTCGTCGACGACGCGACGTACGAGAGCCAGAGCTTCGACCTGGCCCCCGGCGACAGCCTGCTGTGCGTCACCGACGGGGTGACGGAGCGGCGCTCGGGGCCGGTGATGTTCGACGACGGCGACGGGCTGGCGCAGGCGCTGGCCGACTGCACCGGGCTGAGTGCCGAGGGGATCGCGGACCGCATCAACCAGGCGGTGCACTCCTTCGCGGAGCGCCCGCCGGACGACGACCTGGCGCTGCTGGTCCTCCAGGCCCTGTAG